The DNA window TCCCGATCCGGACGAAGGCCGCCACCAGTTCATCCGGTCCGACCGACTCGTCGAGTTCGAGGTGTTCGGTCAGCCAGCTCACGGGGACGCGCACTCAGGCCTCCGTTCCGAAGGGAAGGGTGAAGCGGATGTCGCCCTCGACCATGTCGCGCATGTCGGGGATGCCGTTGCGGAACTGCAGGGTGCGTTCGAGCCCCATGCCGAACGCGAAGCCGGAGTACACCTCCGGGTCGACGCCGCAGGCGCGCAGCACGTTGGGGTTGACCATGCCGCAGCCGCCCCATTCGACCCAGCCTGGCCCGCCCTTCTTCTCCTCGAACCACACGTCCACCTCGGCGGACGGCTCGGTGAACGGGAAGAAGTGGGGGCGCAGCCGCGTCTTCGACGATTCGCCGAACATGGCACGGGCGAACGCGTCCAGGGTGCCCTTGAGGTGGGCCATCGTGATGCCCTTGTCCACGGCGAGGCCCTCGACCTGGTGGAACACCGGGGTGTGGGTGCTGTCCAGCTCGTCGGTGCGGAAGGTGCGGCCGGGGCAGACCACGTACACCGGCGGCTCGCGGTGCAGCAGCGTCCTCGCCTGCACCGGCGAGGTGTGCGTGCGCAGCACCAGCCCGGAGTCCTCAGGCGCCATGTAGAAGGTGTCCTGCAGCTGCCGGGCCGGGTGGTCCTTGCCGAAGTTCAACGCGTCGAAGTTGAACCACTCGGCCTCGACCTCGGGGCCCTCGGCGACCTCGTAGCCCATCGCGACGAAGACGTCGGCGACCCGCTCGGCCACCGCCGCGACGGGGTGCCGCGCCCCGCGCGGGACCCGGTCCCACGGCAGGCTGACATCGACGGACTCTTCGCGGAGCGCGCGCTCGTCGCGCTCGGCCTGCAGCACGGCACGGCGGTCGTCGAAGGCGCCCTGGATCGCTTGGCGCGCTTCGTTCACCCGCTTGCCCGCGTCCGCCTTCTCTGCCTTCGGCAGCGCGCCGATCTCGCGGCGCGCGAGCATCAGCGGCGCGTTGTCCCCGAGATGGGCGGGCTTGACCTTCGCCAGCTCGTCGAGGTCCGCGGCGCCCGCGAACTCGGCTTCGGCGTTCTTGATCGCGGCACGCAGGGTCTCTGGCGCGAGCACACCGGCCTGGTTCGCGTCCTGGGATTCGTTGGCTCCGGACATAGCTCCTCGGCGTCCGCTGTGACGGGGTTTTCGCGGCTTCACGCGGGCGGGGTAGCCCGTGCAGGATCGCCTGACGATTCTAGGCGACCGGCCCTCGACCACTGTCGGTCACCCTCGCCGGGTCCACCCCCGGCGGCGCGTGACGGGCCGCCATCGCGCTGCCGTAGAGGCACACCGCGGCGGCCGTGGCGAGGTTGAGACTCTCCGCGCGGCCGTAGATGGGGATGCGCACGCCGAGGTCGGCGGCGGCGAGCACCTCGTCGCCGAGCCCGTGCGCTTCGTTGCCGAAGACCCACACGGTGGGCACCGACAGGTCCACCTCGGTGAGATCCGCGGCGGCGTAGCCGTGCGCGGCGAGGATCTGGAACCCGGACTCGCGGCAGGCCGCCAGCACGGACGCGGTGTCCCTGCTCCGCGCGAGGGGGAGGTGGAACAGGCTGCCCGCGGAGGCGCGGACGCACTTGCCGTTGTGCGGGTCGACGCTCGTGCCCGCCAGCACGACGGCGGCAGCGCCCGCGGCGTCGGCGACGCGGATCACGGTGCCCGCGTTGCCGGGGTCGGACACGCCGTCGAGCACGGCGACGAGCCCGGAAGCACTCGCCAGCACCGTCTCAAGTGGACGATCGACGAGCGAGCAGACCGCGACAACACCTTGCGGGGTCACGGTTTCCGCGAGCGCGGTGGCCGCCCTGTCGGTGACCGGCGAGACGGGCACCCCGAGTTCGCGAGCCCGTGCGACGAGATCGGGGTACTGCGCGGCCGCGCGCTCGGTGGCGAACAGTTCGTGCACGAAACCCGGCTCGCCGCCGGCGCGGGAAAGCGCCTCGGAGACGGCGTTCGTGCCCTCCGCCAGGAACCGGCCCGCCTTCTCGCGGTCGGCCCTGCGCGTAAGGCGCCGCGCAGCGACAACCCGGGGGGTCCGTTCGGTGAACGGATCCGCCCCGGGTTGTCCGAGCGCGTCGTGGGCCACGCCGGTGATCAGGCCGACTTCTTCTCTTCGCCGGTCGTCACGTTCTGCTTCGCCAGCTCCGCGAGCGCGGTGAAGGCGGCGGCGTCGTTGACGGCGAGGTCGGCGAGGATCTTGCGGTCGACCTCGACACCGGCGGCCTTGATGCCCTGGATGAACCGGTTGTAGGTGACGCCGTTGGCGCGGGCCGCCGCGTTGATGCGGGTGATCCACAGCTGGCGGAAGTCACCCTTGCGGGCACGGCGGTCCCGGTAGGCGTAGTTGAGCGAGTGGAGCGTCTGCTCCTTGGCCTTGCGGTACAGCCGCGAACGCTGGCCGCGGTAGCCGCTGGCCAGTTCGAGAGTTGCGCGACGCTTCTTCTGGGCGTTGACCGCCCGCTTGACGCGTGCCACGGGTCCATCCTGTCGATCTCAGGGGGCGAGGGAACACCCCGGTGGTTACTACAAGTCTGAAACGGTCAGCGCCCGAGCAGGCGCTTCACGCGAGGCACGTCGTTGGTGGCGACCTCGGTGGTGCCCTCGAGCCTGCGGGTGACCTTGCTGGCCTTCTTCTCCATCAGGTGGCGGCGGCCCGCCTTCTGACGGCGCAGCTTGCCACTGCCGGTGACGCGGATCCGCTTGGACGTCCCGCTGTGCGTCTTCATCTTGGGCATAGTTGTCCTCTTTCATGCGGCGGCACCCGGGATCCCGGGTGCCGCTGACTGCTGCGTCGGGTGGCCGGCGTCAGGACTCGACGGGTTCCTGTGTCGCCTTCGGCTTCGCCTTCAGGTTCTTGTGCGGCGCCAGCACCATGATCATGTTGCGGCCGTCCTGCTTCGGCGACGACTCGACGAAGCCGAGTTCGGTCACGTCGTCCGCGAGCTTCTGCAGCAGGCGGAACCCGAGCTCGGGACGGGACTGCTCGCGCCCTCGGAACATGATGGTCACCTTGACCTTGTTGCCGGCCGCGAGGAAGCGGGACACGTGGCCCTTCTTCGTCTCGTAGTCGTGCTGGTCGATCTTGGGACGCAGCTTCTGTTCCTTGATGACGGTGAGCTGCTGGTTCCGGCGAGACTCACGCGCCTTCTGCGCGCTTTCGTACTTGAACTTGCCGAAGTCCATGAGCTTGCACACCGGCGGCCGCGCCTGGGGGGCGACCTCGACGAGGTCGAGATCCGCTTCCTGGGCGAGCCGGAGCGCGTCTTCGATGCGGACGATGCCGACCTGCTCACCATTGGGTCCGACGAGGCGGACCTCGGGAACGCGGATGCGCTCGTTGATGCGCGTCTCGGAGCTGATGGGGCCTCCTTGGTCCGAGGAATACTGTCTGCACGCACCCTTCCCCGTGGAAAGGTGCTCTCGTTTCTCGACCTGGTGCCCACATACCGCGGGCCCCGACGCGAGCACGGGATGCTCGCACGCGGGGCCCAGTTTCCGATCACGACCGGGTGCGATGACCCGGGCGCTTCGCCCGATGCGCTTCGGCATGACCGACGCCCACCGTGGTGGCGAGACCGGACCCGGCCACCTCGGGCGGTGACTCGGGTGGGAGCGGGGCTCCACTTGCGGCCCCCGATTGCTCAGGGGCTGGTCGCACGTGGAAGGGTACCAGACGTGTCAGAGAACGCTTTTACCCAGCCCGAAAATTCCGCCGG is part of the Amycolatopsis sp. CA-230715 genome and encodes:
- the pheS gene encoding phenylalanine--tRNA ligase subunit alpha, with amino-acid sequence MSGANESQDANQAGVLAPETLRAAIKNAEAEFAGAADLDELAKVKPAHLGDNAPLMLARREIGALPKAEKADAGKRVNEARQAIQGAFDDRRAVLQAERDERALREESVDVSLPWDRVPRGARHPVAAVAERVADVFVAMGYEVAEGPEVEAEWFNFDALNFGKDHPARQLQDTFYMAPEDSGLVLRTHTSPVQARTLLHREPPVYVVCPGRTFRTDELDSTHTPVFHQVEGLAVDKGITMAHLKGTLDAFARAMFGESSKTRLRPHFFPFTEPSAEVDVWFEEKKGGPGWVEWGGCGMVNPNVLRACGVDPEVYSGFAFGMGLERTLQFRNGIPDMRDMVEGDIRFTLPFGTEA
- a CDS encoding TrmH family RNA methyltransferase; this encodes MAHDALGQPGADPFTERTPRVVAARRLTRRADREKAGRFLAEGTNAVSEALSRAGGEPGFVHELFATERAAAQYPDLVARARELGVPVSPVTDRAATALAETVTPQGVVAVCSLVDRPLETVLASASGLVAVLDGVSDPGNAGTVIRVADAAGAAAVVLAGTSVDPHNGKCVRASAGSLFHLPLARSRDTASVLAACRESGFQILAAHGYAAADLTEVDLSVPTVWVFGNEAHGLGDEVLAAADLGVRIPIYGRAESLNLATAAAVCLYGSAMAARHAPPGVDPARVTDSGRGPVA
- the rplT gene encoding 50S ribosomal protein L20, encoding MARVKRAVNAQKKRRATLELASGYRGQRSRLYRKAKEQTLHSLNYAYRDRRARKGDFRQLWITRINAAARANGVTYNRFIQGIKAAGVEVDRKILADLAVNDAAAFTALAELAKQNVTTGEEKKSA
- the rpmI gene encoding 50S ribosomal protein L35, giving the protein MPKMKTHSGTSKRIRVTGSGKLRRQKAGRRHLMEKKASKVTRRLEGTTEVATNDVPRVKRLLGR
- the infC gene encoding translation initiation factor IF-3, with the protein product MSSETRINERIRVPEVRLVGPNGEQVGIVRIEDALRLAQEADLDLVEVAPQARPPVCKLMDFGKFKYESAQKARESRRNQQLTVIKEQKLRPKIDQHDYETKKGHVSRFLAAGNKVKVTIMFRGREQSRPELGFRLLQKLADDVTELGFVESSPKQDGRNMIMVLAPHKNLKAKPKATQEPVES